The following coding sequences are from one Anser cygnoides isolate HZ-2024a breed goose chromosome 10, Taihu_goose_T2T_genome, whole genome shotgun sequence window:
- the SNTN gene encoding sentan, translating into MCGCKASVPSTKHYSVSPAAPQKSPPAAAGMPKRIPIAKQLASIKALEKGSDLEKAVATAALVYNNAADPEGKLSKAETKNLLQTQFLSFIQGQENKPKYQEVISALDEETENKIDFEDFMILLVSLTLMSDLLQEIKNMKTTK; encoded by the exons ATGTGTGGCTGCAAGGCCAGCGTCCCCAGCACAAAGCACTACTCCGTCagtcctgctgccccccagaAGAGCCCTCCAGCCGCAGCGGGGATGCCCAAGCG CATACCTATAGCCAAGCAGCTGGCATCAATAAAAG CTCTAGAAAAAGGCTCAGACCTTGAAAAAGCTGTTGCTACTGCTGCGCTGGTGTATAACAACGCTGCTGACCCCGAGGGCAAACTCAGCAAAGCTGAAAccaaaaacctgctgcagacCCAGTTTTTGAGTTTCATACAG GgccaggaaaacaaaccaaaataccAGGAAGTAATTTCTGCCCTGGATGAGGAGACAGAGAACAAAATTGACTTTGAAGATTTCATGATCTTGCTGGTCAGTCTCACTCTAATGTCTGACCTGCTGCAGGAGatcaaaaacatgaaaaccaCCAAATGA